A part of Ptychodera flava strain L36383 chromosome 11, AS_Pfla_20210202, whole genome shotgun sequence genomic DNA contains:
- the LOC139143408 gene encoding uncharacterized protein isoform X2, with translation MPKDWSVEDINRLVVMIKAINRDSQKKMYNIALVCDVAHISEVLAVLKKEKNCFVQPAFCHVENGIRGQNSGLVDSVQCVAVAYFGDSKRYLENFSSTEQNIWSTKTDRTSGHKPEGLYSQMITWFSHPGEWVLHFSDNESATGILAAVEVRRHCIFASGDMDHLAIIQDVLNAVMDMETEPDEN, from the exons ATGCCCAAG GACTGGTCTGTTGAAGACATAAACAGATTGGTTGTGATGATCAAGGCCATAAATCGTGACTCGCAGAAGAAGATGTATAACATTGCCCTAGTTTGTGATGTAGCGCACATCAGTGAAGTTTTGGCAGTGCTGAAGAAGGAGAAAAACTGTTTTGTTCAACCTGCCTTTTGCCATGTGGAAAACGGTATCAGAG GACAGAATTCTGGATTGGTGGACAGTGTACAGTGTGTGGCTGTAGCCTACTTCGGTGATTCCAAGCGGTATTTAGAAAATTTCAGCAGCACAGAACAAAATATATGGTCAACCAAAACAGACAGAACAAGTGGACACAAACCTGAAGGCCTTTATAGCCAGATGATTACATGGTTCAGCCATCCTGGAGAGTGGGTTCTGCACTTCTCAGATAACGAAAGCG CAACAGGAATATTGGCAGCAGTAGAGGTCAGGAGGCACTGCATTTTTGCATCTGGAGATATGGACCATCTCGCCATCATCCAAGATGTGCTGAATGCCGTGATGGACATGGAAACAGAACCAGACGAAAATTAG
- the LOC139143408 gene encoding uncharacterized protein isoform X1 codes for MTRARRWWFEVERENDAVFVIFDYKGKGPSKLIPKKKNTPYSAVRKLETYDDSTHADKDLVKIVFSIPDEHPCKLSRSSFTWNKSEFSRKLRDFQTPVDFAEECNRLLKELRSKSTESGETSTSPCSSVSVSSNEELSDEEDDMDVEEDCPSIEGNSLISHTPRKPGTKKRKRLCEQAKTLVIPSLTKRQKVQEKVAQIDEETEAMKRSIRNCHIVESSTQHIAVCLLILSIQGSMAYGTQD; via the exons ATGACTCGTGCTCGCCGTTGGTGGTTCGAAGTCGAACGTGAAAACGATGCCGTGTTCGTTATCTTCGACTACAAGGGCAAGGGCCCTTCGAAACTTATCCCGAAAAAGAAAAACACTCCATACAGCGCCGTGAGGAAACTTGAAACGTACGACGATAGTACACATGCTGACAAGGACTTGGTTAAG ATTGTATTCAGCATTCCAGATGAACATCCCTGCAAGTTATCTCGCTCATCATTCACCTGGAACAAGAGTGAATTTTCTCGAAAATTGAGAGATTTCCAGACACCGGTTGACTTTGCAGAAGAGTGTAATAGGTTGCTGAAGGAACTTCGGTCAAAAAGTACTGAAAGTGGAGAAACCAGTACATCACCTTGCAGTAGTGTGTCCGTATCCAGCAATGAAGAATTATCTGATGAAGAGGATGATATGGATGTGGAGGAAGATTGCCCAAGCATAGAAGGAAATTCCCTAAT ATCTCATACCCCAAGAAAACCAGGAACAAAGAAACGGAAAAGACTCTGTGAACAAGCTAAAACATTAGTCATACCATCTCTGACGAAGCGACAAAAAGTACAGGAAAAAGTTGCACAAATTGATGAAGAAACAGAAGCAATGAAAAGAAGTATAAGAAATTGTCATATTG TTGAGAGCAGCACACAGCATATTGCAGTATGCTTGCTTATTTTGTCGATACAGGGCTCCATGGCCTATGGAACCCAGGACTAA
- the LOC139143413 gene encoding uncharacterized protein — protein MALKRIGVTLRFFDPHDVANLAGDASLQELRKESDRTGQLPRNRIKVQILGDAEVGKTSLRKKLVGEKFDPNEGKTVGIDMHMCECTDVDYKWRRLGSQKDDYSEAVTWYMAKTLTERNREQERTHPNSWKTYSYFWFWLKTLAPALAILVFLQFICHENNFVFSMIACSLMFQLFIDKTTAYKLGGSFCVFLVAADKLSFYCKHKYSSSDDAHHTLLPEAVAFSELCVITVVGFLVGIVVNTGLQNGVVIAFSGMLSPHGTRTCSTLVDTFQTPRVVCGAFVALFGILSSVVLQTGLTKCLQKQLQEITVVAKLKLVAFFLFLVVLLSSVVYSCVSFNANYYVYTAFALLTLGSLMGLEFGRPINSTLKISRPQMWPVTLLFGVVWATAFGWQSPFLFSFHFPSILSVASACTIFCIEMYRTYLYKTSQKASLTDISNNSFTIREFKKTSLPVKLSIWDFAGDEFYYNTHHVFMASRAIFLVVFKLVDFKSKSQRDASLKRLMFWLHSICTHAQARSVIFLVGTHRDQVSPDTRKEIAKYLKDKLYKTSSIYCNRLVINSDNTPLWLVENSQSDDEDIQRLRQAVHLRATKVDEKNESYPIKWLRFQTALREWNYLAEEKTPIGETLLSIISYIHRHLSGKKSATHCPPLTSIMPFKDVFDFASKHCGIQNTKEMVAMLQFFHETGDVIYLAKNQSLNKIVILCPQILIDAVKLIVTLPEEKDREPTEATMWNRLSDEGIIHKQLLTNILDELDTDTRILIRLLQCYGLMCPLGKVGSLPSDTQICEYIIPSMRPVYYKNPRELGPHFGPMVSFMEFYFDFSFFKPDSVFTRLLSKCIQISQHNEVYRNVGRFTIDNRFEKFSFRLDLMEYLPEQHFIKVTTALVPGSNPYILISRLHSYIEAIRYREFPDLKYNGGTLCLNPPPHNGCSNNDLLHILTVCSEEERFPTIGATIERLCGDIKQEIILREPVRNKLKRQVEEEPCEEDVNILPGDVLIPNEDEDPEMFDIYIMCGKRDDEWVKSEIAPLFEDSHFPIEVKVNSYDQRENNASYLRCCPVTIIIINRHSIKDRRCTEERELAYQYHYDNVNSIIHVINDKHLTVSKAKESLGKYVCFDYLDYKGRDEKRLFSEELKELVIKLLEH, from the exons ATGGCACTGAAGAGAATCGGGGTGACTCTGCGATTCTTCGACCCCCACGATGTCGCTAACTTGGCAGGTGATGCGTCTCTTCAAGAGCTTCGGAAGGAAAGTGATAGGACCGGCCAGCTTCCGAGGAACAGGATAAAAGTTCAGATACTTGGTGATGCTGAGGTGGGAAAGACAAGTCTCAGAAAGAAACTGGTTGGTGAGAAGTTCGACCCAAATGAAGGCAAAACTGTCGGTATAGATATGCACATGTGTGAGTGCACGGACGTTGACTATAAGTGGCGGCGCCTCGGCTCACAAAAGGACGATTACAGCGAAGCTGTTACATGGTATATGGCCAAGACTCTCACTGAAAGAAACAGAGAGCAAGAGAGGACACATCCGAACAGCTGGAAAACTTACTCTTATTTTTGGTTTTGGTTGAAAACTCTTGCTCCAGCCTTGGCTATATTAGTATTCCTACAGTTtatttgtcatgaaaataaTTTCGTCTTTTCGATGATTGCTTGTTCTTTGATGTTTCAACTTTTCATTGATAAAACTACAGCCTACAAACTTGGAGGAAGCTTTTGCGTATTTTTGGTGGCAGCtgataaattgtctttctattgCAAACATAAATATAGTTCAAGTGACGATGCACACCACACGCTGTTGCCAGAAGCTGTCGCATTTTCCGAACTTTGTGTAATCACAGTTGTCGGTTTTCTTGTTGGAATCGTCGTCAATACAGGGTTACAAAATGGTGTTGTCATTGCCTTTTCGGGAATGTTGTCACCCCACGGTACAAGGACTTGTAGCACCCTTGTTGATACTTTTCAGACTCCGAGAGTCGTTTGTGGAGCCTTTGTTGCCCTTTTTGGCATACTATCCTCAGTGGTGCTACAAACTGGGCTAACCAAATGCCTTCAAAAGCAGCTGCAGGAAATAACAGTTGTCGCAAAATTAAAACTAGTAGCCTTCTTCCTATTCCTTGTAGTTCTTTTGTCTTCAGTTGTATATTCTTGTGTATCTTTCAATGCAAACTATTATGTCTATACAGCATTTGCATTGTTGACTCTTGGGTCTCTCATGGGTTTAGAATTTGGTCGACCAATAAATTCCACTTTAAAAATCAGCAGACCACAAATGTGGCCAGTGACATTATTATTTGGTGTTGTGTGGGCCACTGCTTTTGGCTGGCAGTCTCCCTTTCTCTTCTCGTTCCATTTTCCGAGCATTCTGTCGGTCGCATCAGCTTGTACCATATTTTGTATTGAAATGTACAGGACCTATTTATACAAGACCAGTCAAAAGGCATCCCTAACTGACATTTCAAACAACTCTTTCACCATCAGGGAATTCAAGAAGACATCACTGCCTGTCAAGTTGAGCATTTGGGATTTTGCCGGTGATGAGTTTTACTATAACACTCACCATGTCTTCATGGCCTCGCGAGCAATCTTTCTTGTAGTATTTAAGCTCGTGGACTTCAAAAGCAAAAGCCAAAGAGATGCTTCACTTAAACGCCTAATGTTCTGGTTGCATTCCATATGTACACATGCCCAAGCCCGTTCTGTGATATTCCTCGTGGGAACCCATCGGGATCAAGTGTCCCCCGACACGCGAAAGGAAATTGCCAAGTACCTCAAAGACAAGTTGTACAAAACCAGTTCAATTTACTGCAACCGGTTGGTCATAAACAGTGACAATACCCCTCTGTGGCTGGTTGAAAACTCCCAGAGTGATGATGAAGACATTCAGCGTTTACGCCAAGCTGTTCATCTGCGAGCTACAAAAGTGGATGAAAAGAACGAAAGTTATCCCATCAAGTGGCTGCGGTTTCAAACGGCTCTTCGAGAGTGGAATTATTTAGCAGAAGAGAAAACACCGATTGGCGAGACTTTACTAAGTATAATTTCCTATATTCATCGGCATCTCTCTGGTAAGAAAAGTGCTACTCACTGTCCTCCACTTACCAGCATAATGCCTTTCAAAGATGTCTTTGATTTCGCCAGCAAGCACTGTGGGATACAGAACACAAAAGAGATGGTTGCAATGCTTCAATTTTTCCATGAAACGGGCGATGTCATTTACCTTGCAAAGAATCAAAGTCTCAACAAAATTGTCATTCTCTGTCCACAGATACTGATAGATGCTGTCAAATTAATTGTCACTCTTCCTGAAGAGAAAGACAGGGAACCTACGGAAGCAACGATGTGGAACCGTTTGTCTGATGAAGGAATAATTCACAAGCAGTTACTTACTAATATTCTTGATGAGTTGGATACTGATACAAGAATCTTGATAAGATTGTTGCAATGTTACGGCCTTATGTGTCCATTGGGTAAAGTGGGCTCTCTGCCAAGTGATACCCAAATATGTGAATATATTATTCCTTCCATGAGACCTGTATATTATAAAAACCCTCGGGAATTAGGACCTCATTTTGGCCCGATGGTATCTTTTATGGAGTTTTACTTTgacttcagtttcttcaaacCAGATTCAGTCTTCACAAGATTATTGTCTAAATGTATCCAGATTTCCCAACATAACGAGGTCTATCGCAATGTCGGCAGGTTCACAATCGATAATAGGTTCGAAAAGTTTTCCTTCAGACTTGATCTGATGGAGTATCTACCAGAGCAGCATTTTATCAAAGTTACTACCGCCTTGGTACCGGGATCAAACCCTTACATCCTCATCAGTAGACTTCACAGCTACATCGAGGCCATTCGCTATAGAGAGTTCCCTGATCTCAAGTACAACGGCGGCACGCTATGCTTGAATCCACCTCCTCATAATGGGTGTTCTAACAACGACTTGCTACACATTCTCACAGTGTGCTCAGAAGAAGAACGGTTTCCTACCATTGGAGCAACAATAGAGAGGCTGTGTGGGGACATAAAGCAAGAAATAATTCTGAGAGAACCAGTGAGAAACAAACTA AAAAGGCAAGTTGAAGAAGAACCTTGTGAAGAAGATGTTAATATTTTGCCTGGCGACGTATTAATTCCAAATGAAG ATGAAGACCCTGAAATGTTTGATATCTATATCATGTGTGGAAAACGTGATGATGAATGGGTCAAGAGCGAGATCGCACCTCTGTTTGAGGACAGCCACTTTCCCATCGAGGTTAAAGTAAATTCCTATGACCAACGTGAGAACAATGCTTCTTATCTGAGGTGCTGTCCAGTGActattatcatcatcaacagACATTCTATCAAAGATAGAAGATGCACCGAAGAAAGAGAACTTGCATATCAGTACCACTATGATAATGTTAACAGCATCATTCATGTCATCAATGACAAACATTTGACTGTATCAAAAGCTAAGGAGTCTTTGGGTAAATACGTATGCTTTGATTATCTGGACTACAAAGGGCGAGATGAGAAACGATTGTTTTCTGAAGAACTCAAAGAACTTGTGATCAAACTCTTAGAACACTAG
- the LOC139143407 gene encoding uncharacterized protein — translation MSADISSTSRSSNKEDCADDECSKTDFWSSSSDCGTASAGAASCTLTSYRPELTRPDTQIAGTLSTASSFSTLLSTHAFSSDESDEISCKDSRVSNETSSEVDLSPPKKRYRASGRRISQPLRNYNALYNIRCCDLKCLHSFSPSELREEEMMFKDLGNESKQKQYIIDTLRQFSSITCLKNRRKVTVIDLRVLGKKTCEQAWREIYNVSEKRYEDCIKLLRDGKVNVEHGNVHKKRSSAKAERALSWMRLLFERIGDWMPHKTQVHLPTSSSKKLFYIRMLKELEDDLGIKKEDNISYEYFTEIWRQHLPEFVIPKKQEFVKCNICVQLREDLARAKTAMERGKIKDLIDKHVQQVE, via the exons ATGTCTGCCGACATTAGCAGTACTTCGAGATCAAGCAACAAAGAAGACTGTGCAGATGACGAATGCAGCAAAACAGATTTCTGGAGTTCCTCAAGCGATTGTGGAACCGCCAGTGCTGGCGCCGCCAGTTGTACCTTGACCAGTTACCGTCCCGAATTGACACGTCCTGACACCCAGATCGCGGGCACTCTTTCGACTGCCAGCAGTTTTTCAACACTATTAAGTACACACGCATTCTCAAGTGACGAGTCAGACGAGATCAGTTGTAAAGACTCTCGCGTTTCCAACGAAACAAGCAGTGAAGTTGACCTCTCGCCTCCAAAGAAACGGTATCGTGCTTCCGGTCGCCGAATATCTCAGCCATTGCGCAACTACAACGCTCTTTACAACATTCGTTGTTGCGACTTGAAATGCCTCCATTCATTCTCACCAAGCGAGTTGCGTGAAGAGGAAATGATGTTTAAAGACCTTGGCAATGAATCGAAACAAAAACAGTATATTATTGACACTCTCCGCCAGTTTTCTTCAATAACCTGTTTAAAGAACAGGAGAAAGGTCACCGTTATTGACCTCAGAGTCCTTGGCAAGAAGACATGTGAACAAGCATGGCGTGAAATCTATAACGTTAGTGAAAAAAGATACGAAGATTGCATCAAACTTCTTCGCGATGGTAAAGTGAACGTTGAACATGGAAACGTCCATAAGAAGAGATCATCAGCCAAAGCCGAGAGAGCCCTGTCGTGGATGCGGCTTCTATTCGAGCGAATCGGTGATTGGATGCCTCACAAGACTCAG GTACATTTACCAACATCCTCTTCGAAGAAGCTGTTCTATATCAGAATGTTGAAAGAGCTTGAAGACGACTTGGGTATCAAAAAGGAGGACAACATATCATACGagtatttcactgaaatatggcGTCAACATCTGCCCGAATTTGTAATTCCAAAG AAGCAagagtttgtaaaatgtaatatatgtGTTCAGCTACGGGAGGACCTTGCTAGGGCAAAAACAGCAATGGAAAGAGGGAAAATTAAGGATTTGATTGACAAACATGTGCAGCAGGTTGAGTAA